The genomic interval CAGGCCATAGGCCACCAGGTCCAGCCGCCATCTTACGCGCCCCACCCCCATttcatcccttccccctccccgccccctcaCACTTTTGTTTACCCAGCGGGATAGGTGGCCAAAAACTCTGTGGACGCAATtgagagtgtgtctgtgtgtgtgtgtgttttactgaCTGGGTGAAAAATCGACTCGGGGGAGCTGGGTGGGTCTTCCTTGTAGCCCCAAACCGCAGTTGCAGGAGAATCTGCCCTGGCTAGCCGAGGCCCGGCCCAGCGTGCTTCTCCGCAGCCAGCCTGGGCCAGCCAAGCCGAGGCCTTTCCTGTGTTCCTAGGCTACCGGCTCCGGCCTCTGCTCCCTGGACGCGTCCCGACTGACAAAATTCTCCCTCTTTGTTTTAAAACCAAAGGACAGGCCAACCTTGAGCCCGGCCGTCACCCCTGTCGCGCTTTTGTTGGCGCAGGCTCAGGCCCGACCGGTGCAGATCACACGGCCTCCCTCAATTCGGCGTTGAACCCGGTTCTTCCCAAATTCTGGTGTTACTGGCCGCTTGGACACGTTCTCCCCTTATCCTTCCCCCAGCGGGGGAAGAAAAAGCCAGTATCGTTTCCTTGGCGCGGCCACCCGAGCCACTTCACCCATCGCCCCAACCGCCTTTCCAGGCGGGGACCGAAGCCCCCCACTCTCCGCTGGCATCTCGGTGAAGGGCACCCCCTGAGGGATTGCCGGCTTCTGCTGCCCGCTCAGAGGCCTTGTGGCTGGGTGTCTTAAGCTCCGGTTTCCGCAGGTCCCGTGTCTGGCGGGCGCGGCTAAAACCCGGAGAGGCTGTGCCCGGGAAAGCCACGTTCGCCGTCCCCTCGCTGCGACAGACCCAGCCGCGATACAGCGCCAAGTCGCGGCCGGGCCAACCCAGCCGGGAGCTGCCCGAACCTGCCTGGAAGACCAGGGACGCGGTGCCATCGCCCCACACCCCACCGAGACCAGGGCGCAAGGCGGGCAGAATTGGGACTGATGCGCCAGGCCCAGCCCCGATGGATTCCAGCTCCTCTCGGCCCCGCCTCC from Rhinopithecus roxellana isolate Shanxi Qingling chromosome 6, ASM756505v1, whole genome shotgun sequence carries:
- the LOC104665226 gene encoding LOW QUALITY PROTEIN: uncharacterized protein LOC104665226 (The sequence of the model RefSeq protein was modified relative to this genomic sequence to represent the inferred CDS: substituted 1 base at 1 genomic stop codon), giving the protein MRDQSGAPPRQLREAGPARRFMAAAGPLRTKRVSVLSQPNSGVEDPTPAGGRGQGRRRGREELESIGAGPGASVPILPALRPGLGGVWGDGTASLVFQAGSGSSRLGWPGRDLALYRGWVCRSEGTANVAFPGTASPGFSRARQTRDLRKPELKTPSHKASERAAEAGNPSGGALHRDASGEWGASVPAWKGGWGDGXSGSGGRAKETILAFSSPAGGRIRGERVQAASNTRIWEEPGSTPN